A region of the Macadamia integrifolia cultivar HAES 741 unplaced genomic scaffold, SCU_Mint_v3 scaffold3191, whole genome shotgun sequence genome:
TGGTCCAGAACTCAGCGAAACGATAAGCTTTATCCATTGCAATCTAGAAGTCGTGGGTTCAAGTGGTTGtctagaaatagtagaaacaaAATCGAACGGCCCTTTACATGTAATCTAGGGTCGTATCTCTCTGGCAGGTCTTGGTTTACCCATATGAAAGTGCTTGACGCAATGCACCTTTCAGTTTCATGTCTGCAACTTTCAGGTCTCGAGGTCCTACCCATCCTCCAACACACCAACAAGACAAAGCCCAATGAGCCCATTATCTCTAATCTTGTCGGCTTAACATATTACACAATTATAATTCACAGAGCATGCGCAGTTGAATGAACTTGTAATGCAATCATGCATTAAGGTATTGGAATCGATTCACTGTTAGTACTATATCCATCGTATATGTATGGGATCGTAACATACCATCATAGGATCTAACGTGGGTCAACCCTcaatatcaacccacatcaattcccgTAGGAGACTGATGTGGGATCAACCCTTATATGCTGGTATGAGATCGTAATATACCACAATGTTTTTTAACCCAACATTTACAGTGGCCTACTCTGGATCAAGTAGCCATTCTAAGCGCCTCTCACTCTGTTCCAAGGTTTCTTCCTGGTGGCAGGTAGTCTTTTCTTACTGGCTCACTCTGGCCAAGCTCACCCCTTTCGGTCGATTAGGCTGAGAATCGGCTACTCTAATACCAATGATGCAGTCCTAAAAGAACTCAACACTACAAACTAGTTTACAAGGTAAGGGACCTAAGAGTATATCAACCCACATTAATTCTCATAGGAAACCAATGTGGGGTTAGCCCCTATATGCTGATATGGGATTGTAATCTATACAATATCGAGACAGATCAAGAGTATAAGCTAAAAAGTGGTTCGTTTCTTAATTTATGTCTAATACAAACTAATATGGTTGATCCATATTTGTAATGGTATTGGTTTCACTGTCAATAGTCAATACTGATAGAAAATATATACGCAACAAATGCATGGAGATCAAATAAGCATACAATACAATTACTGTATAGACAAGAACGGCGTACTTGATCTATGATTGAAGAATAACAGCTCATATCTATTCGcatatgctccttgtacaacacgatcaatgttagTCTGATctactctctttcccttttgctttaggtcattagtctcacttaatgggtcaataataactatatataggaTAGAGACCAACTttgcaaagaaattagggttttctccccattaaggaaacaataccttaagtccacacatagtaatatatatttcatactattaagatgtgctaatagaatccaatatctctatagagatcacttaccatatTGAATATTTTCTACTTACTCCATTTGTATTAAATATCATTAAATCGTTTTCGGAAACAAATCTTAGACTATGTTGACTCATCTAATGGCTCatctaattgaaaatcttataGATACTGCCACCACCGATATCATTGATACCAATTTCTTTAATGCTAGATGCAATGTTGTTatccttcccttcttttggAGGCCAATTGCAAAAGAACTTTCTTTGGTCTTATACCCAAACACAGGACTACGAAATGATGTCTCCACCCCGTGAAACTCCCAAGACCCGCCTATTAATGTCCATGTGCAGGGTGTGCGACTTGAGAGCATTCATtttccttacttttttttttttttttcttctgatagAACCTTTTTTCCATCcaccctagaaaaaaaaaacgagagCGAATCATTAATCAACTAACGTAAGGTTTAAATGATGACATCTGTTCTATTTGCTACCAGCCTACCATTAAAGATTCCTTGAGAACatctatgaaaaataaataaatattatcaCCTGGAcctactactttttttttcttaaattctttTGGCCCACTTGGCACTTGATTTTGATTAAAGaattgaaaaatggaaaatgggaAATACGGATCTAATCGGTTCGGATTGAATTGACCCACGACGATCATAATTCCCCTGGGGCAAGCTAATTATGTATGAAAAACCCCTAAATTCCTGAAATATACCTATGTTAGGGTTGATCTAGGTTTTAATCAACAAAGGTTAATCCCAATGCCCATGACTCTGTCTGAAGCAAACTTTAtatgagaaaaccctaaatgctTAAAATATACCAATTTAGATCGATCTAGAATAGGATTGACCAAAAGTTGATCCCAGTTCCCCTCAATCAAGTGTAGGTCAATTCTTTGCCAGAAAACCCTAAATACCTGAAATGTACCGAATCTAGGAGCTGATCTAGATCAGAATCGATTCCCCTCAACCTGGCTAAGAAAACCCTAAATACCTGAAATATACAGATGTTGGGGTTAATCTAGATCAGAATAAACCGAGATCGATCCCAAATCCCCTCAATCCGGTTCAAGTCATTTCTCCACGATAAAACCCAAATAAATGTCTGAAATATTCCGGGGATCCAAACCAATCCAGCTGGGACCGATCCGGATCCATATTCCAGGTTTTCAAATCCTGCCTTGGTTCTATACTTCCATGCTATAAATAAGCTTCCATGCTTTGATCTCTCCATCCCGTTACTAATatcaaaaagtacaaaatttaTGAGTCTCAAACATTGTACTCCAACATGGCAAGGGTTTGAGGAGAGACTGTTTATCATTTATCagcaaaaatgatttttatcgtttctgtgctaagaaacgatttttaGAATAACAaaatggtgtttttttttttcctaaaacatTTTTCACCAATGTAGTCGGGTTCAAGACATGTTTCGTGGAAATGAACTTTAGAAGGATGAAAGCAATCTAAAACTGTGAACTTAGCACAACCAGGTTAGAGTTGTCACTTctggatagcgagaagtttcaacaatgggttagGGATGGgataggtcgagtgaagtatagACTTTTCACAAATTTTGTCCCTTcgacttgtttctagaaacaaaaaaataagtctgacttgtttcttttctgtttttggacatagaaataggcataaatttctatttctattttaaaaaacaagtgaaacaaaacagaaaatcaaatggtgttttggggtgttttttcatttttgaacACAAAAAACAGGGAAAAACatgtttttgaaaacaaaatcaaacgggcctaGCCTTTGTGGCAAAGCCTGCCTCTTCAATGGGACTTtgttcccctctataaatattcaattttcaaaaatagataaAGTGACAAAAGAATAGTTCCTAAGTTGGAAGTTTCTCTCCAGACAAACAAGACTAcaagtaaaattaaaattaaatttacaaTGAATAGACCTTCCTTCCCACCCAATTGACAATACAACATACAAATCACAGCTGATATAGAAACAGCCCAAGAAAGAACCTTTGGAAGGTATTCACATCATGTAGCAGTTTTCAATCACTCCCTGAGCTTGTTGATGAAACATCTGCAGAATCTGAGAATCTCGAAAAACCTGAAGATGCCAAGGCCTGAACTAAATTTTCATCATCGATGATCCATAGCTAGGTCTTCAACTATTTACCACCAATTCCATCACCAGATCATTCCAGGCATCAATAGGCCCAGGCAAGCACCAATGCAAGCAGTCATTCTGAACTTTGGAATTTTTGACACTCGCAAATGGGTGTGGGTGCCTGTAAGGTCCTGGATGCCCATCAGGTCTGAGCAAAGAAAGTCGGGTAGTGTCCATAAGCATTAGTTTCAAATCCTCCTTGGATCCCAAGGCAGCCACTGCCTTCTCATATTCTTCTAACTCAATGTTGCGAAAAACAACGTCTACATCACTCATATTAATCTCACCTTCTTTAAAAGGTAACGTTCTACTGCAAGTCCCTCCGCTGAACCATTCTCCATTCTCAAAGTGGTCTGGGGTGCTGGTCCTAAACAGAACGGATCCCTTGTGATTGGATGTTACGAAAAAGTTAAGCACCAGCTGAAGAACTTTGCGATATGCATAGTCGAATCCCAGCTCTGTCAAGTTCTTCCCAGGACAATAGTGGCAGCCCACGATTGTTTCATTCTCATAGTAGATTGCAGTCTTGAGAAACCATTTGCCTCCAGCAATGACAACATAATCAAAGCTCAGATATTGGTCTGTCCATTTTTTATCTAGTTCATCAAGATAAAGCTCGATGTCAGACTTTGACACACCATTATTGTCTTCAAATGTAATGGCTTGTACAAGGAAAGGAGACCATATCACTGAGAGGGTGAAATTGTAGGAGGGAAAGTGCCACCTTTTGGATTTGTATTCCCTGTCATGGTAGACTTGAACTGCTTTGTCTACCTGTACCACATGAAAACTCACCATGATTAATAACCGTACTCCCTTCAAAACAAGCTCACACCAACccacccaccccaaaaaaaaaaaatctcttttcttctttccccgGATAAGGATATTATTGGTCTTCAATTACTAAATTTCACAAGGCAAGAAGCACATATTGTACTGCATATGGAAAGAACCCAAGGATGAATATTATAACCTATGGTAATCCTCGAGGTCCATCAAAATTGGATCCCTTTTTACAGAACAAGGCTTGGCAGTAATCAGGAAAAGGCCAGCATCTGACCCAGAATATGATGTAGCATAACCAGTTTTctcaaaaaatgtaaaatttgtTGAAGGAAGCAAAGGAATAACCAGCAGACCCAAACTATAAGGAAAACACCATTGCAATATAAAACCCATACATAAGGATTTGTTGATCAGTTATGATTGGGATAAAggcttgtttcttcttgttgtttttcccctcttttcttgGAGGGGTAAGCTTAATCGAGCTGGGTGAAGTTTGAGTTGTGTCTATAGGAGGTCATCATTCTAGTATTTGTCATAGCCTTATGTTGCCAAATAAGCGATTGTGCTATCCTAGTCCTAGCAGGTTAAAATGGCAGTCCAGATACAGTCAGTTGTAATGTGGTGCCGGCAATAGACACAGCAGTGGTTTGGGGGTTCATCATAACCATACTAGTCATGATGGTCCTCAAAGTTGCTGGCCATCTGGCAACACAGAAAAGATCCTTAAATCATAATCCCAAGTCAACCATCTGTAGGCCTCAAGGTTTCATATCAGGGAACCACCATTTGTATCACTGATTCCCTCTCTTGCTTCATTAAACAAAAGAGTTAAAGAATGAAGGGGCAAAGAAAGTGCAGGGGGAAGGAAAAACCCCAGCCTCAACTTGCCAttatctttctcctttctcaaCCTACTATCACGGATACACTTAAGACATGCGAGTCTATGAAAGATTCCCTCTCATtccttcatctttcttttcataCTTTTTCGGCCATTTTCCTTTGTCTGAACGAAGAACTGAGAGAAGAGTTCCCAGTTATTTACATAAATAACTGGGAGCGATCAGATTCCCCTGTAATCCCATCTCCCCATGTATTTACATAAATTCCCATGTAACCCCCATCTAACAAATGAATGGTCAATAGCACATACACACGTTCATACTACAACACAAATTGTCAGGGTGAATGGATAAATTGCCATAGCATGCATTATGAAATGAGCTAGAGGAAATAAGCTAATGCCCAAGACAGAAATTACAAACTGAAGGTGACAACAATATGGAATCCTTCAAATGATGGTTAGAATTGAGAATTGAGACTTGAGATTCAATAATATGAAGCCACACATTAGGATCTTAAGAAACAGGGCAATCCGTTGAGCAATAGCAGATGCAAAGAACAAAAGCAGTACAAGTCCTAAATCTTCCCAATATTTTCATAATTCTTCAGCATGTGAAGAGGGTAGCAACTCATTTAGCAGACCATCAAGAAAAAGAGTTAGGCTGCAGTTTGCTAGCTAGCAGATGGAAAGTCCTTCATTCCAGAAGAGATTGTAAATTCACTCTTTTCCCCCACTCCCTGTCTCTTTGTAAGACTTGTTCACTTAAAAGACAGGCATTAGGATTGAGACTGCtctttggggtttaaggttccATCTTACTTTAAtagaaaaagagcaaggaactTCTGAAACTATAATTTTAGTACCAAAGATAAAAGCTAGCGGGATAAACAAGACAGGTATTGCTCACACGGCAATGCTACCTACCTTGGGGAGGAAAACACAAATGCCACTGTATGAAAGCATGATTAGAGTCAGATTTAATTAACTGGGACTGAACCAATTAGAAGACAAACAGCTAGAGATATGTATTGATCTCTTTGCTGCAGAATGGTTGGTGCTTATGAGAATATTCTGATCCATAGGTTCCTAAATCACCAGATGGTTCAACTTTGGAGGCTGCATAAACTGGTTAAGCTACCTTTTGGGAATCATTTGGGGTTATAGAAAGAAGGGACAAGTAGTATTGATTGATTCTGCAAAATCACTACCTACCGCTGAAAGCATAATAAGTCATATGATTTCAAGAGTTACTGTTAAGTAAGAAGATCAAAGAAATTAGAGAATCAGATCCAGATACTGAAAGATAGTTGACAACAGCATTTGAGTAAGAAATGCAATGGGGACGAGACACAAGGTCTCCTAGATAGTACTACTTACCCATTCGACTACTTAACGCAATGGATCACTTTATTCAGCTATTGGCTGATCTACAGCCCATTCGTGGGGTAGATCTAGCATCATTTGATTCAATAATTCAGCTAGCACATTGCTGCCCCCCTGAAAATGCTGGCATCATCATTCAGGATTTCCAGAAAACTCAGTATGGAATGATATTGTGGAGGCTCCTACATTATGACTTAGGCTAGTCAGTTTTAGAAGAGAGAAACGGGAACCTTTGCAGTTAAATTAGAGATGACAGTATAGTCAGAGAGAAGTATATCCAATCTACTCTGTTTTTGTAGATTTCACCGGAGGGAGGTATTTTTTCTCCAATCTAAGCATATTAGGGCATGTAAAAGCAGAAGAACATCCTTACAAAAGTAAAAGTGaaacgaaaaaaaaaggggggtgcCATCGTGTTCCTAATGCAAGTCGAGTAAGTCTTCACCAAAACATAAACAGTTACCCATATAGATACCTTGGAAAGAATGCAGAGCAAGGACTGGACATGGTTGCGAGAAATTGAATCTCCAATGAACGCCCATGATTTATGCCTCATTAGCTCAAAAAATCTTTCTGGATTAAAAGGAGGTAACTCGCAATCTCTTGGATTCCACCTCCAGTATAGATACCCAGAATCAGGGCGCCCATTTGTCATGCAATTCTGATGTTGTTCGATAACATTGCAGGTTTCGTTAGTGTAAATCGGACCTGATGGGTTTGGGATCCAATCTCCAGTGAAAATATCACACTTTTCTGCAATGAAATAGGCATCTTCTAGATCAAATTTCACTaaagataacaataaaaacatCACATTTTTCCGCAATGAAATAGGCATCTTCCAGATCAAATTTCACCAAAGATAACAATAAATAGCAGTCACTGGAAGATTAaatagagagagataaaaaaGCTTTCCATGCAGAAAACAGAAACAGGAGTAATTAGCAGAGAcccatttcattttttcaagTCTCTGAATCCGGCATTCCTCATTAGCCTATAAGAGAAAATCTGATTGAAAGCCTGAAATATGTCCGAAATGGCGTACCTTTAGAAGGTTTGTGCTCTTCAATCTCCGGGGTAGGCGGAGGCAAAGGAGGGGGTGGAGACGGAGACGGAGACGGAGACGGAGGCGGAAGCAGGATCTTGACCGGAATCTCAGGAGTCTCTGTTTTCTCTAACAACGGTGTTTCAGGGACAGATGAAAAGCCAATCGAATCAGAAAAGAAGAGACGAAAAGCAAGACCCATAAGAAGAAATGAGACTGATATCTTAACAAATACATGGTTGTGCTTGCGAAGAGACCATGGATTCCAATCTAAGCTCATCTCCTTCACCATTTGGAGCTTCCACCGACTAAATCTGAAACAAGAGCACATTAACAGATCTAATTGTTGTTCCAATGGTACAACATCTGGAAGCTTCAGCCCAAATCAGTAATTAGGCATGGCTCCACAACCCATCTCCAGATTGAGATAATGAGAGATAAAAATGGCAAAAAACAGCCGATCTGGTGGTAGTTTGTAGTGATTTAGTAATGTAACACAGAAGGAGACAGCAGAGAGGTTGGTAGAAGTGGTCCAGTGAGACTCACATGGTTACTTGGTAGACGACAAAAATTGCCATGGATTACCAAAACCATATATTACTAATCTTGAATGAAACAGAAATCGACATTAGAAGTAGGGTTGGAGCTTTGGATATCCAGAGATTTGTACATACGAcatttgtcaaatttcatatattttaaacatgttttcaTGCAATTATTGTGGATTCTCAAGCAATCTTTAGATTTTTCAGAAACTTATATTTTActcattgattaaaaaaataaaaaataaaaatagatctAGATCTGTCTCAGATCGATTCCCATCTAATCCGAATTAGAATCaaccgccatgatctccacttaaatcacacgGGTAGGTacataataaataagaaaacacacatacactcacacaatgcgatTTCCTCCTCTGGGTGTTGGTTCCACAAATTGAAGCGATCACCattaggctatcctagtgttcgttcTATAAAGTACTTACTTTGAGATTTACTTTCATGACTGTCACCTTTATCAATAACAATAAAGAGGATCTATTGTGGGTCCTTCTCTTTAAGTTAGTCATGGTCAGCCCCAACTACCCTATATGTAAGAGCAGTGTCAATCAATCGGTTTGGTCCGATTTTACTTAGGCTGCATTGGTTTTAAGATAAAGTTTTGTTTCAATcgattggttttggtctggttaggttcaatttcagttttctatAAATTATTCATAACGGAGTTTATCATTATAATTTTTAGTCCAATTTGGTTAGgcaggaattaaaaaaaaaaaaaaaaaatgtgtttgatTGGTTTTGGAGATCTTTAACCATTTTTGGGGTtacatcaaggtttgagaacttggtatcgAGAATAGGATCGGTCTAAAGTCAATACCAATATGAATCGATtagaattaaacaaaaatacatttatttttaattaaaagttaaaaccatgCTTTGGATTATTTTACTCTTTGTCTTTAGTGATCCACCAATATGATATTAGccaagaatcaaaattaatcaAGATCTATATcattccaatccaatccaattgaTTTGATcggattcctcaaaccatgggttagatttatttttccagatttctatttgattttattttctatgggttt
Encoded here:
- the LOC122067890 gene encoding protein trichome birefringence-like 25 — encoded protein: MCSCFRFSRWKLQMVKEMSLDWNPWSLRKHNHVFVKISVSFLLMGLAFRLFFSDSIGFSSVPETPLLEKTETPEIPVKILLPPPSPSPSPSPPPPLPPPTPEIEEHKPSKEKCDIFTGDWIPNPSGPIYTNETCNVIEQHQNCMTNGRPDSGYLYWRWNPRDCELPPFNPERFFELMRHKSWAFIGDSISRNHVQSLLCILSKVDKAVQVYHDREYKSKRWHFPSYNFTLSVIWSPFLVQAITFEDNNGVSKSDIELYLDELDKKWTDQYLSFDYVVIAGGKWFLKTAIYYENETIVGCHYCPGKNLTELGFDYAYRKVLQLVLNFFVTSNHKGSVLFRTSTPDHFENGEWFSGGTCSRTLPFKEGEINMSDVDVVFRNIELEEYEKAVAALGSKEDLKLMLMDTTRLSLLRPDGHPGPYRHPHPFASVKNSKVQNDCLHWCLPGPIDAWNDLVMELVVNS